In Miscanthus floridulus cultivar M001 chromosome 8, ASM1932011v1, whole genome shotgun sequence, the sequence TTAATTGAACATGAAAATTTGTTGCCTGTCCAAATCCAGAAGAGATCGGAGAGAAACAAAAAAGATAAGAATAGAAAAACATAGCTTTCAGCTCGGTACCAAACAATGATCAGATTCCACACAACGCCCTGGCTTCTTGGTTGTAGAATTAGTGATCGCTCAATCAAATAAGGCTCTACCAGAGTTTCTCTGCACTGACCCAAAATGGGGCGATATTATCTTCACTTAGTCACACTTTATGTTCCTGTAGATCCTCCTCACAAACAATGTAGATCCAAGATATCCGACGGCACCTAGAAAAAGCACCAAGCAGTATTAAACTAACAATACCATGGTTTGTCTACCACAAGATTGCAGAAGAGCTTACCGCATAGTGTTCCTAAACCTAGGCAGAACATTAGAGTGTAGCCGAAGTAGAAGCTTGTCTGGAAGAATCCTGACATCTTGGTCTTCATGTGGTAATAATATATGGAGTAGAGATAAACATACACAGCAGTGGAAGCAGCAGAGAAGAATGAAGTCCATTGCCAGTGGTAGTTCTCCGCATTTAGCAAGAAATATGTTCCGACAATTGTTACACATATGGTGACAATTATGAGGATTAGAAAGACCAGCAACATGAACCCGTAAACATAGTATACCTGTCAGTGGTTGATCAAAAAAGAAGAGCCATCAATGTCAACTCCAATGCCTCCTTAGTAATGAAGCTTAGagatgtgtgtgtgtgggggggggtggtgtgggggggggggggggggggggggtggacaGGCTTGTCTTCCATACCTTATAGTTCCAGAAGGATGTGAAGACAAAGTACATCTCAATAAAGATACTACCAAAAGGAAGCAGTCCTCCCATAAGCGCAATGACAGATGGTGTGAGGTACCATTTCTTCTCAGGAATAGGTCGAGGAATAGTCTTTACCCTACAGGGATTGTTTGGGGCGCCACTCCAGTTTCTACCAACAACAGTTCCCAGAAGGGCAAGAGGGAAAGAGATGAAGGCCCACAGGATGAAAACAACCACCATCGTACCAAATGGTATGGCAGCTAATGATCCATAGAAAATAGCAATAGTGTTAAGCACTAGGCCAATTCCAAAGCACATAAATGGGAAAAGTGATGCTGTCATGGCCATCGCCTTGATCCAGTTTTTCCCTGCTCCCACAAAAGGATTTAAAACAAGTGAGCACCTTATAGAACTATAGGTACACAGTTCAATTTTACATGATAAATAAGCCCATACCTCCATGCCGTGAGTATAGTGCACCACTGACATATCCAGAGATGAATGAAGTAAGAGCATAGCAAACAATGAATGTTGTGACAATAGCTCCTCGCCTGGCAGAATAAGTACACATAGTGAGTGACATTTTGAGTAGCATAACAAAGTACAGTTATCCCTCAAGAAAACAAAGTAGAACTAGAATGATTTGTTTTTGCAGTTGCTTGTGATTCCTACCCTACATGCACAAACTCCAAGAATCAAATGTTTCTTGATGCATTGCCTTCAAACATTACATCACTAGGATGAGGCAACACAAACTATAGTGTTAAAAAGTACtagtttcagaaaaaaaaaattgtatgTTTTATGTTTATAATATCAAATGTATATGATCTTTGGCATGCAAAGTATCATAAAACAAGAGTCAGTCAGGCAGCTCCATTAAAATGCAGGTTTTACCAATTACTACAAGTGGCTTGTAAAGAGAATGATGTTTTATGAAGCAACATAATAAATTCACATACCCAATGTACAGCATTCCAATGATTGCCAACAAAATCACTAGTAGAATCAGTGCTGCCAACTGTGTACCAATACCAACAAGAGCTGAAAGAAGAACTAGATTGCAAGGAGGCCGGAAAACATCACCATGTACAAGCTTCCATCCAGATTCTTCATTGACATCTCGTTCCTAATACAAGCTAATGTATATCAGCAAAGGATACAAGAggtaaaaataattaaaaattagAACCTGCATAAACACTAAAACACTACTGGAATAACACTGTGAATATCATCTATATAGAAACTCACCAGAGTTtcaatatcatcatcatcacgggCATACTTTGCATAATCATTTCTTAGAGTCCGCATCAGTATCATTGACACTAGTCCAGTGAGAAAGATAACCATCATGAAAGAATTGAAAATTGAGAACCAGTGAATCTGCAATTACAAGAAATAACTTAGAAATTAAGAAGGTATGCTTCAGGTCCTTTCAAACATGCATGACACAGTTAACGGGAAGCAACTAGAGTGAAGTTTTGTATTGTAATTATGAGGAGCCAAGCTGCAAAGATTTCCTTAATTGCAAAAATGTAATACCTATATTACCTGGTGTTCAAAGAAAGGATAGTCCAGATACACATCAAAGCGGTGAGCAAATGTTATGTTTGTTGGTTCCCATTTGACAGAATATGTCATGTCCAATGCCTTGTCCACATCAATAAGCTTTGGGCTTTCTTGAGTAAGATTAACATGGATAATCTGCATGGAATGGAAGTAGCaaggatgataagctatactaatGGCTATGTGAGGAGATATAAGCTCGTGATACACAAACCTGATTGCCGTTGTATCTGATGACGATATTCTTGTGGGTGAATAGGAAATATTTGTTATCATTGTTTCTGTCTGCCTCTCCAACAAAACCTGAAGATTTGAAAAAGGTAAGCCTAGAGAAGGTCTTACAGAGAGCACATACAGAAAAGAACAAGGAGTATATACATA encodes:
- the LOC136473907 gene encoding transmembrane 9 superfamily member 1-like isoform X1; translation: MASAAGAVSAAITLLVLLPLAAASDSDHKYQAEEPVTLWVNKVGPYNNPQETYNYYSLPFCHASENHVHKWGGLGEVLGGNELIDSQIDIKFRKNVDKATICLLDLDLVKAKQLSDAIENSYWFEFFIDDLPLWGFVGEADRNNDNKYFLFTHKNIVIRYNGNQIIHVNLTQESPKLIDVDKALDMTYSVKWEPTNITFAHRFDVYLDYPFFEHQIHWFSIFNSFMMVIFLTGLVSMILMRTLRNDYAKYARDDDDIETLERDVNEESGWKLVHGDVFRPPCNLVLLSALVGIGTQLAALILLVILLAIIGMLYIGRGAIVTTFIVCYALTSFISGYVSGALYSRHGGKNWIKAMAMTASLFPFMCFGIGLVLNTIAIFYGSLAAIPFGTMVVVFILWAFISFPLALLGTVVGRNWSGAPNNPCRVKTIPRPIPEKKWYLTPSVIALMGGLLPFGSIFIEMYFVFTSFWNYKVYYVYGFMLLVFLILIIVTICVTIVGTYFLLNAENYHWQWTSFFSAASTAVYVYLYSIYYYHMKTKMSGFFQTSFYFGYTLMFCLGLGTLCGAVGYLGSTLFVRRIYRNIKCD
- the LOC136473907 gene encoding transmembrane 9 superfamily member 1-like isoform X2 — translated: MPCFCLHCYQAEEPVTLWVNKVGPYNNPQETYNYYSLPFCHASENHVHKWGGLGEVLGGNELIDSQIDIKFRKNVDKATICLLDLDLVKAKQLSDAIENSYWFEFFIDDLPLWGFVGEADRNNDNKYFLFTHKNIVIRYNGNQIIHVNLTQESPKLIDVDKALDMTYSVKWEPTNITFAHRFDVYLDYPFFEHQIHWFSIFNSFMMVIFLTGLVSMILMRTLRNDYAKYARDDDDIETLERDVNEESGWKLVHGDVFRPPCNLVLLSALVGIGTQLAALILLVILLAIIGMLYIGRGAIVTTFIVCYALTSFISGYVSGALYSRHGGKNWIKAMAMTASLFPFMCFGIGLVLNTIAIFYGSLAAIPFGTMVVVFILWAFISFPLALLGTVVGRNWSGAPNNPCRVKTIPRPIPEKKWYLTPSVIALMGGLLPFGSIFIEMYFVFTSFWNYKVYYVYGFMLLVFLILIIVTICVTIVGTYFLLNAENYHWQWTSFFSAASTAVYVYLYSIYYYHMKTKMSGFFQTSFYFGYTLMFCLGLGTLCGAVGYLGSTLFVRRIYRNIKCD